From the genome of Solidesulfovibrio carbinolicus, one region includes:
- a CDS encoding tetratricopeptide repeat protein — MAKHLMTVLAAAVLLMGLAACQPQQTVVVAAPQASAQDYYDAGVRAFTMGDYNNAAAQFDAAVRMAPGMADAYWYLGQSYVRLGQTGRADAAYRAGLAVAPGYARLHEGLGILSYDTGNQLVARQELAQAAALGSTNPQAYFYLGNLALLDGDCPAAKAHYQRALALDPSYALARQGLADAQSRCRPKAAPAPRPKVEKSFTGGGRAIDPSDF, encoded by the coding sequence ATGGCCAAACATCTCATGACCGTCCTGGCCGCCGCCGTGCTGCTTATGGGCCTGGCCGCCTGCCAGCCCCAGCAGACCGTGGTGGTGGCCGCGCCCCAGGCTTCGGCCCAGGATTACTACGACGCCGGCGTGCGGGCCTTCACCATGGGCGACTACAACAACGCCGCCGCCCAGTTCGACGCCGCCGTGCGCATGGCCCCGGGCATGGCCGACGCCTACTGGTATCTTGGCCAGAGCTATGTCCGCCTGGGCCAGACCGGCCGGGCCGACGCCGCCTACCGGGCCGGGCTGGCCGTGGCCCCGGGCTATGCCCGCCTGCACGAAGGCCTGGGCATCCTGAGCTACGACACCGGCAATCAGCTGGTCGCCCGCCAGGAACTGGCCCAGGCCGCGGCCCTGGGCTCCACCAACCCCCAGGCCTACTTCTACCTCGGCAACCTGGCCCTGCTTGACGGCGACTGCCCGGCCGCCAAGGCCCATTACCAGCGCGCCCTGGCCCTGGACCCGAGCTACGCCCTGGCCCGCCAAGGGCTGGCCGACGCCCAGAGCCGCTGCCGGCCAAAGGCCGCGCCCGCGCCCAGGCCCAAGGTGGAAAAGAGCTTCACCGGCGGCGGCCGGGCCATTGACCCGTCCGACTTCTAA